One window of the Conexibacter sp. SYSU D00693 genome contains the following:
- a CDS encoding phosphoketolase, protein MSALAAPAAPEPDLDPAELEQLLGWWAAANFLSVAQVYLRDNVLLREPLRPEHVKPRLVGHWGTCPGLNLVLAHAQRLVRRTGQETLVVAGPGHGGPAVIASSWLDGTWSERHPDMSPDAAGLEALVRAFSAPGGVSSHAGPHVPGSISEGGELGYSLVHAFGAVFDDPDLLAVCVVGDGEAETGPLEGSWKSVRFLDPVHDGAVLPVLHLNGLKISGPTVLGQAPREEVDALLRGHGWDPRWVEGDDPRAVHAAFAAALDSAHSDIHELQAAARERGATERRAWPAIVLRTPKGWTGPHEGEPASHQVPLKAARTDARELAQLEAWLRSYRPEERFDDGGRLVAELRGLASEGDLRLGALAQADGGRRLRPLPLPDSRRHAVDVPQPGTVVEEGTRPLGRFLRDLLAATADRRDFRLTCPDETASNRLDDVFSVEGRAPHGRVMEVLSEHLCEGWLEGYLLTGRHGLFATYEAFAMVSASMLVQHAKWLDHASRLPWRAPVASLNVLLTSTCWRNDHNGFSHQGPGLVDAVLALPGGVTGVYLPPDANCLLHVAERALRSRGRVNLLVADKQPHLQLLDWEAAARHCAAGASAWAWASTCNGDDPDVVLACAGDVPTQEALAAAALLRRWCPELRLRFVNVVDLLALLPPGAHPHALGRDRFEALFGRDVETVFAFHGHPRAVHQLLHGRSRPERFHVRGFDEHGTTTTPFDMVVRNGMSRYDLAALALRHARRVPAGARELERHCREVLERHASYVVEHLEDLPEVRDWRWTP, encoded by the coding sequence GTGAGCGCCCTCGCCGCACCCGCCGCGCCGGAGCCGGACCTCGACCCCGCCGAGCTCGAGCAGCTCCTCGGGTGGTGGGCGGCGGCGAACTTCCTGTCGGTCGCCCAGGTCTACCTCCGCGACAACGTGCTGCTGCGCGAGCCGCTGCGTCCCGAGCACGTCAAGCCGCGGCTCGTGGGCCACTGGGGCACGTGCCCGGGGCTGAACCTCGTGCTGGCGCACGCGCAGCGTCTCGTCCGGCGCACGGGCCAGGAGACCCTCGTGGTCGCCGGCCCGGGACACGGCGGGCCTGCCGTGATCGCCAGCTCGTGGCTCGACGGGACGTGGTCCGAGCGCCACCCCGACATGAGCCCGGACGCCGCGGGGCTCGAGGCGCTCGTCCGCGCCTTCTCGGCACCGGGGGGCGTTTCCAGCCACGCCGGCCCGCACGTGCCCGGGTCGATCAGCGAGGGCGGTGAGCTCGGCTACTCGCTCGTGCACGCCTTCGGTGCCGTCTTCGACGACCCGGACCTCCTCGCCGTGTGCGTCGTCGGCGACGGCGAGGCGGAGACGGGACCGCTCGAGGGCTCGTGGAAGTCGGTGCGCTTCCTGGACCCCGTGCACGACGGTGCCGTCCTGCCGGTCCTGCACCTCAACGGGCTGAAGATCTCCGGCCCCACGGTCCTCGGCCAGGCGCCCCGTGAGGAGGTCGACGCGCTGCTGCGAGGCCACGGCTGGGACCCGCGGTGGGTCGAGGGCGACGACCCGCGCGCCGTGCACGCCGCCTTCGCCGCCGCGCTCGACAGCGCGCACAGCGACATCCACGAGCTGCAGGCGGCCGCGCGCGAGCGGGGAGCGACCGAGCGCCGGGCGTGGCCGGCGATCGTCCTGCGCACGCCCAAGGGCTGGACGGGCCCCCACGAGGGCGAGCCCGCCTCCCACCAGGTGCCGCTGAAGGCTGCCCGCACCGACGCGCGCGAGCTCGCCCAGCTCGAGGCATGGCTGCGCAGCTACCGCCCGGAGGAGCGCTTCGACGACGGTGGCCGCCTGGTGGCGGAGCTGCGGGGGCTCGCGTCCGAGGGCGACCTGCGGCTGGGGGCGCTCGCCCAGGCCGACGGCGGCCGGCGGCTGCGACCGCTGCCGCTGCCCGACAGCCGGCGCCACGCGGTCGACGTGCCGCAGCCGGGGACCGTCGTCGAGGAGGGCACCCGTCCGTTGGGGCGCTTCCTGCGCGACCTGCTGGCTGCCACCGCCGACCGGCGCGACTTCCGGCTGACCTGCCCCGACGAGACGGCGTCCAACCGGCTCGACGACGTCTTCTCCGTGGAGGGCCGAGCGCCGCACGGGCGGGTCATGGAGGTCCTCTCCGAGCACCTGTGCGAGGGCTGGCTGGAGGGCTACCTGCTCACCGGCCGCCACGGGCTGTTCGCCACGTACGAGGCCTTCGCGATGGTCAGCGCCTCCATGCTGGTCCAGCACGCCAAGTGGCTCGACCACGCCAGCCGGCTGCCGTGGCGCGCGCCGGTGGCCTCGCTGAACGTCCTGCTCACCTCGACGTGCTGGCGCAACGACCACAACGGCTTCAGCCACCAGGGTCCCGGCCTGGTCGACGCCGTCCTTGCGCTGCCTGGGGGCGTGACCGGGGTGTACCTGCCGCCGGACGCCAACTGCCTGCTGCACGTCGCCGAGCGCGCACTGCGCAGCCGGGGGCGGGTGAACCTGCTCGTCGCCGACAAGCAGCCGCATCTGCAGCTGCTCGACTGGGAGGCCGCCGCCCGCCACTGCGCCGCGGGCGCGTCGGCGTGGGCGTGGGCGAGCACCTGCAACGGCGACGACCCGGACGTCGTGCTGGCGTGCGCGGGCGACGTGCCGACCCAGGAGGCGCTGGCCGCGGCCGCGCTGCTGCGCCGGTGGTGCCCGGAGCTGCGGCTGCGCTTCGTCAACGTGGTCGACCTCCTCGCGCTCCTCCCGCCCGGGGCGCATCCGCACGCGCTCGGCCGAGACCGCTTCGAGGCGCTCTTCGGTCGCGACGTCGAGACGGTGTTCGCCTTCCACGGCCACCCGCGGGCGGTGCACCAGCTGCTGCACGGCCGCTCGCGCCCCGAGCGCTTCCACGTCCGCGGCTTCGACGAGCACGGCACCACGACGACGCCGTTCGACATGGTGGTGCGCAACGGCATGAGCCGCTACGACCTCGCCGCGCTGGCCCTGCGCCACGCCAGGCGGGTGCCGGCCGGGGCGCGAGAGCTCGAGCGCCACTGCCGCGAGGTGCTCGAGCGCCACGCGAGCTACGTCGTCGAGCACCTCGAGGACCTGCCCGAGGTCCGCGACTGGCGGTGGACGCCGTGA
- a CDS encoding acetate/propionate family kinase, producing the protein MRVLTVDLGSSSLKLRVVGADGLVLAARDLPAAGGAGMAPEALRLAVRPLGPFDAVAHRLVHGGPELRAPAVVDDALLALLDDLRDLAPLHLPGELSLVRGLQALRPEVPAVVCFDTAFFAELPPAAQELALPRVWVRRHGLRRFGFHGLAHASAVRAAAELLGRPRDGVGLVTAHLGAGSSIAAVEGGRPVATSMGFSPLDGVVMATRPGSLDPGVVVRLLRRGVGVDALEDGLQHESGLRGLSDRTGDMRELLTLVDAGDAGAAQAVEVWVAQVAAGVAAAATALRRLDAVVFTGGIGEHSARLRRAVLSRLGALGVPADAAGEEGQAPDAVLSAPDRRVAVVRVACREHLELARAAHDLLVDAEVHA; encoded by the coding sequence GTGAGGGTCCTGACCGTCGACCTCGGCTCCTCCAGCCTCAAGCTGCGCGTCGTGGGCGCCGACGGGCTGGTGCTCGCGGCGCGCGACCTGCCGGCGGCCGGCGGCGCAGGGATGGCCCCCGAGGCGCTGCGCCTCGCGGTCCGGCCGCTCGGCCCGTTCGACGCGGTCGCCCACCGCCTCGTGCACGGCGGCCCGGAGCTGCGCGCGCCGGCGGTGGTCGACGACGCGCTCCTGGCGCTGCTGGACGACCTGCGCGACCTCGCCCCGCTGCACCTCCCAGGTGAGCTGTCGCTCGTGCGGGGACTGCAGGCGCTGCGCCCGGAGGTCCCCGCGGTCGTCTGCTTCGACACGGCGTTCTTCGCCGAGCTGCCGCCCGCGGCCCAGGAGCTCGCGCTCCCGCGCGTCTGGGTGCGCCGTCACGGCCTGCGACGCTTCGGCTTCCACGGCCTGGCGCACGCCTCGGCGGTGCGCGCGGCGGCCGAGCTGCTCGGTCGTCCGCGCGACGGCGTGGGCCTCGTGACCGCCCACCTCGGTGCCGGGTCGTCCATCGCCGCGGTCGAGGGCGGCCGGCCCGTGGCGACGAGCATGGGCTTCTCGCCGCTCGACGGCGTGGTCATGGCCACGCGCCCGGGCAGCCTCGACCCCGGGGTGGTCGTCCGGCTGCTGCGCCGCGGCGTCGGCGTCGACGCCCTCGAGGACGGGCTGCAGCACGAGTCCGGGCTGCGCGGGCTCTCGGACCGCACGGGCGACATGCGCGAGCTGCTGACGCTCGTCGACGCGGGCGACGCAGGCGCCGCCCAGGCGGTCGAGGTCTGGGTCGCGCAGGTGGCCGCCGGCGTGGCCGCCGCCGCCACCGCCTTGCGCCGGCTCGACGCGGTCGTCTTCACCGGCGGCATCGGCGAGCACTCCGCGCGCCTGCGCCGCGCCGTCCTGAGCCGGCTCGGGGCCCTCGGGGTCCCCGCCGACGCGGCCGGCGAGGAGGGCCAGGCGCCCGACGCGGTGCTGTCGGCGCCCGACCGCCGCGTCGCCGTCGTCCGCGTGGCCTGCCGCGAGCACCTCGAGCTCGCGCGCGCGGCCCACGACCTCCTCGTCGACGCCGAGGTGCACGCATGA
- a CDS encoding bifunctional aminoglycoside phosphotransferase/ATP-binding protein produces MTIVAEPLAPSGAETVETLLARVHLVGDRAYKLRRAIRTPFVDQRTAEVRRRLCDEDLRLNEELAPGVYLRVLAAVERDGELRLVAPDSAPPAQVVDHAVEMRRLDAARALPALVRRGAAHGDLAAELGARLAGFHGGAARAPEGATDVFERTVALNGAELAAAARGLVAPAVVDDVRALLDDGLWTRRAELEAREASGLAVDGHGDLRAEHVYACADGLKVIDRLEFDPHLRHGDVALDLGFLLMDLERLGAPGFARDVLTAYRAAGGHPGDDGLLALMGCHRGLVRAKVALLRVASGAQSRGTGVAEAEEHLELAARLAWRARWGATVLAVCGAPACGKSTLAAAIADRTGWRVLSSDVLRKAARGLAPTDRAGREAYGEAATVAVYRELGRAAAEALRDGRGVVVDATFAHRAWREAFVDGLGRCAPATRFVECVVPHRELTRRAVARVLDPARVSDADVTTAVTLSAGFQALEEVPADQHVLLRADRPTAALLRELERRPSSLTS; encoded by the coding sequence ATGACCATCGTGGCCGAGCCGCTGGCCCCTTCGGGAGCCGAGACCGTCGAGACGCTGCTCGCGCGCGTCCATCTCGTGGGCGACCGGGCGTACAAGCTGCGCCGGGCGATCCGCACGCCGTTCGTGGACCAGCGCACGGCGGAGGTGCGCCGCCGGCTGTGCGACGAGGACCTGCGCCTCAACGAGGAGCTCGCGCCCGGCGTCTACCTGCGCGTGCTCGCGGCCGTCGAGCGCGACGGCGAGCTGCGGCTCGTCGCGCCCGACAGCGCGCCCCCGGCGCAGGTCGTCGACCACGCGGTCGAGATGCGACGGCTGGACGCGGCCCGCGCCCTTCCGGCGCTCGTGCGACGCGGCGCGGCCCACGGCGACCTCGCCGCCGAGCTGGGCGCGCGCCTCGCCGGTTTCCACGGCGGTGCGGCCCGCGCGCCCGAGGGCGCGACCGACGTGTTCGAGCGGACGGTCGCGCTGAACGGCGCCGAGCTCGCGGCGGCAGCGCGCGGCCTGGTCGCGCCGGCGGTCGTCGACGACGTGCGGGCGCTGCTGGACGACGGCCTGTGGACGCGGCGCGCCGAGCTGGAGGCGCGCGAGGCGTCCGGGCTGGCCGTCGACGGCCACGGCGACCTGCGCGCCGAGCACGTGTACGCGTGCGCGGACGGCCTCAAGGTCATCGACCGCCTCGAGTTCGACCCCCACCTGCGCCACGGTGACGTCGCGCTCGACCTCGGCTTCCTGCTCATGGACCTCGAGCGCCTCGGAGCGCCGGGCTTCGCGCGTGATGTCCTGACCGCCTACCGGGCGGCCGGCGGGCACCCCGGCGACGACGGGCTGCTGGCGCTCATGGGCTGCCACCGGGGCCTCGTGCGCGCGAAGGTGGCGCTGCTGCGGGTCGCCTCGGGGGCCCAGTCGCGGGGCACCGGGGTCGCCGAGGCGGAGGAGCACCTCGAGCTCGCGGCGCGTCTGGCCTGGCGCGCGCGATGGGGAGCGACCGTGCTCGCCGTCTGCGGCGCACCGGCCTGCGGCAAGTCGACGCTCGCCGCGGCGATCGCCGACCGCACCGGCTGGCGGGTGCTGAGCTCCGACGTGCTGCGCAAGGCCGCCCGCGGGCTGGCCCCCACGGACCGCGCCGGACGGGAGGCCTACGGCGAGGCGGCGACCGTCGCGGTCTACCGCGAGCTGGGCCGCGCCGCGGCCGAGGCGCTGCGCGACGGACGCGGGGTCGTGGTCGACGCGACCTTCGCCCACCGTGCCTGGCGCGAGGCGTTCGTGGATGGCCTCGGACGGTGCGCGCCGGCGACGCGCTTCGTCGAGTGCGTCGTGCCGCACCGCGAGCTCACGCGCCGCGCCGTCGCGCGCGTCCTCGATCCCGCGAGGGTCTCGGACGCCGACGTGACGACGGCCGTGACGCTCTCGGCGGGCTTCCAGGCCCTCGAGGAGGTCCCCGCCGACCAGCACGTGCTCCTGCGCGCCGACCGCCCCACCGCCGCGCTCCTGCGCGAGCTCGAGCGGCGGCCGTCAAGCCTGACGAGCTGA
- the ppsA gene encoding phosphoenolpyruvate synthase gives MVTPVAVDAVRPFDALTRADVPWAGGKGANLGELTWAGLPVPPGFVVGAPAYAAFCAASGLREELAALLDDLDVEDTAALETAAGRAQRLVAQAPLPAWLRDAVVTAYTAMGAGDEPVAVRSSATAEDTESASFAGMNETFLNVRGADAVVEAVRRCWTSLFGARTVFYRAKRGFSQAGMDIAVVVQRQVDATRAGVMFTIDPATAREDHIVIEGALGLGESVVSGSVSPDRYVVDKPTAAIVAREVRPKELAVEPLPGGGTTVRALEGDEALTPVLDDDQVLTLAELAVRIEEHYGAPQDTEWAFDREGEVWVLQSRPVTSAGGAPSVGQPAGAVPEGEPLVRGLGAAPGVAAGPVRRVASLADGVDFVAGEVLVTHMTAPDWVPLMRRAAAIVTDAGGMTCHAAIVSRELGVPCVVGTREATSRLRDGEVVTVDAGRGTVVAGGAQPAAAVASPAPAAAAATPGPVTGTRLLVNLSEPSQVARAAALDVDGVGLLRAELMVLEALEGAHPRLLLEQGRSAEVSSRMAASLECFATAFAPRPITYRTIDIRTNEFRGLEGGDRFEPVEANPMIGFRGALRYTQDPEVLGLELDAIRTVWDRGLTNLHVMLPFVRTAHELERCRDLVARSGLLERPGFELWVMAEVPSVLFALERYAGLGIAGISIGSNDLTQLLLGADRDSELLAGTFDERDPAVQEYLRRLIGHARALGLQTSICGQAPSVHPEYADLLVRAGIDAISVNMDVVDRTRRLVAAAERRLLLEAARG, from the coding sequence ATGGTCACGCCCGTTGCGGTCGACGCGGTCCGTCCCTTCGACGCCCTGACCCGGGCCGACGTCCCGTGGGCCGGCGGCAAGGGGGCCAACCTCGGCGAGCTCACCTGGGCCGGCCTCCCGGTCCCTCCGGGGTTCGTCGTCGGCGCGCCCGCGTACGCGGCGTTCTGCGCGGCGTCGGGGCTGCGCGAGGAGCTCGCAGCCCTGCTCGACGACCTCGACGTGGAGGACACCGCCGCGCTCGAGACCGCCGCCGGCCGGGCGCAGCGGCTCGTGGCGCAGGCACCCCTCCCGGCGTGGCTGCGCGACGCGGTCGTCACCGCCTACACGGCGATGGGGGCCGGCGACGAGCCAGTCGCAGTGCGCTCCTCGGCGACCGCCGAGGACACCGAGTCGGCGTCCTTCGCGGGGATGAACGAGACGTTCCTCAACGTCCGTGGCGCCGACGCCGTCGTCGAGGCCGTCCGCCGCTGCTGGACCTCGCTGTTCGGCGCGCGCACCGTCTTCTACCGAGCCAAGCGCGGCTTCTCGCAGGCGGGCATGGACATCGCCGTGGTCGTGCAGCGCCAGGTCGACGCCACGCGCGCCGGCGTGATGTTCACCATCGACCCCGCCACGGCCCGCGAGGACCACATCGTCATCGAGGGGGCGCTCGGGCTCGGCGAGAGCGTCGTGTCGGGCAGCGTCTCGCCGGACCGCTACGTCGTGGACAAGCCGACGGCCGCGATCGTCGCCCGCGAGGTCCGGCCCAAGGAGCTGGCGGTCGAGCCGCTGCCCGGCGGCGGCACGACGGTCCGCGCCCTCGAGGGCGACGAGGCGCTCACCCCCGTCCTCGACGACGACCAGGTGCTCACGCTCGCCGAGCTCGCCGTGCGCATCGAGGAGCACTACGGCGCCCCGCAGGACACCGAGTGGGCCTTCGACCGCGAGGGCGAGGTGTGGGTGCTGCAGTCACGCCCGGTCACCTCGGCAGGTGGTGCACCGAGCGTCGGCCAGCCGGCGGGAGCCGTGCCCGAGGGCGAGCCGCTCGTCCGTGGCCTGGGGGCGGCGCCCGGTGTCGCGGCCGGGCCTGTCCGGCGCGTCGCGTCGCTGGCCGACGGCGTCGACTTCGTCGCCGGCGAGGTGCTGGTCACGCACATGACCGCGCCCGACTGGGTGCCGCTCATGCGCCGCGCCGCGGCGATCGTGACCGACGCGGGCGGCATGACCTGCCACGCGGCGATCGTCTCCCGCGAGCTGGGCGTCCCCTGCGTCGTCGGCACCCGCGAGGCGACCAGCCGGCTGCGCGACGGCGAGGTGGTGACCGTCGACGCCGGCCGTGGGACGGTCGTCGCCGGAGGCGCGCAGCCTGCTGCAGCGGTCGCGTCGCCGGCGCCCGCTGCCGCAGCCGCCACCCCCGGCCCCGTCACCGGGACCCGCTTGCTCGTCAACCTCTCCGAGCCCTCGCAGGTGGCACGCGCCGCGGCGCTGGACGTCGACGGCGTCGGCCTGCTTCGGGCGGAGCTCATGGTGCTGGAGGCCCTCGAGGGAGCCCATCCCCGCCTCCTGCTCGAGCAGGGCCGGAGCGCGGAGGTGTCCTCGCGGATGGCCGCCTCCCTCGAGTGCTTCGCCACCGCCTTCGCCCCGCGCCCCATCACCTACCGGACGATCGACATCCGCACGAACGAGTTCCGTGGCCTCGAGGGCGGCGACCGCTTCGAGCCGGTCGAGGCCAACCCGATGATCGGGTTCCGCGGGGCACTGCGCTACACGCAGGACCCGGAGGTCCTCGGTCTCGAGCTCGACGCGATCCGGACGGTGTGGGACCGCGGGCTCACGAACCTCCACGTGATGCTGCCCTTCGTGCGCACCGCGCACGAGCTCGAGCGCTGCCGGGACCTCGTGGCCCGGAGCGGGCTCCTGGAGCGCCCGGGCTTCGAGCTCTGGGTCATGGCCGAGGTCCCCTCGGTCCTGTTCGCGCTCGAGCGCTACGCCGGCCTCGGCATCGCGGGCATCTCCATCGGGTCCAACGACCTCACCCAGCTGCTGCTGGGCGCCGACCGGGACTCCGAGCTGCTGGCCGGGACCTTCGACGAGCGCGATCCGGCGGTCCAGGAGTACCTGCGCCGGCTGATCGGCCACGCTCGGGCGCTGGGTCTGCAGACCTCGATCTGCGGCCAGGCCCCGTCGGTGCATCCTGAGTACGCCGACCTCCTCGTCCGGGCGGGCATCGACGCGATCTCGGTGAACATGGACGTCGTGGACCGCACGCGCCGGCTCGTGGCGGCGGCCGAACGGCGGCTCCTGCTCGAGGCCGCGCGAGGTTGA
- a CDS encoding universal stress protein — MHHTIVVAGSRPGPLRDAFALAAELARPRGARIVLAHVDVGLDPESPLLEELRASAPRDLRVETRVVLATSVVRGLVRVAEEEDADVLVLGPSELSAVRRVLQGDVATDALRQVPCPLAWAPSGYAAHAQRPRRVAVAWAPTPEAGEALEWAVQLAERTAADLQVVHVADDGEEPEELDRLRREASRRVPTTTRVVEGDPVVELREGVPCDLLVLGSRAQSPLRRVTLGSVSATVLHHSRCPVVVVPRGVHAPAETAV; from the coding sequence ATGCACCACACCATCGTCGTGGCCGGCTCCCGGCCCGGTCCACTGCGCGACGCCTTCGCGCTGGCCGCCGAGCTCGCGCGTCCTCGCGGCGCACGCATCGTCCTGGCGCACGTCGACGTCGGGCTGGACCCGGAGTCGCCGCTGCTCGAGGAGCTCCGCGCGTCCGCGCCCCGCGACCTGCGGGTCGAGACCCGCGTCGTCCTGGCGACCTCGGTCGTCCGGGGCCTCGTGCGCGTCGCGGAGGAGGAGGACGCGGACGTGCTCGTCCTCGGGCCGTCCGAGCTCAGCGCCGTGCGGCGCGTGCTCCAGGGCGACGTCGCGACGGACGCCCTGCGCCAGGTGCCCTGCCCGCTGGCGTGGGCGCCCTCGGGCTACGCTGCGCACGCCCAGCGGCCACGTCGCGTGGCGGTGGCCTGGGCACCCACGCCCGAGGCGGGCGAGGCGCTGGAGTGGGCGGTGCAGCTCGCCGAGCGCACGGCCGCCGACCTCCAGGTGGTGCACGTCGCCGACGACGGCGAGGAGCCCGAGGAGCTCGACCGCCTGCGTCGCGAGGCGTCGCGGCGCGTGCCCACCACGACCCGGGTCGTCGAAGGTGATCCGGTGGTGGAGCTGCGCGAGGGTGTGCCGTGCGACCTGCTCGTGCTGGGGTCCCGGGCACAGAGCCCCCTGCGGCGCGTGACGCTCGGCAGCGTCTCGGCGACCGTCCTGCACCACAGCCGGTGTCCGGTCGTGGTCGTCCCGCGCGGGGTGCACGCCCCGGCCGAGACCGCCGTCTGA